In Maridesulfovibrio sp., a single genomic region encodes these proteins:
- the htpX gene encoding zinc metalloprotease HtpX, with product MTSQIKTFFLLAALTAIILFLGSMMGGRTGLVIAFAFAIFMNVGSYWYSDKIVLSMYRARQLSASDAPMVHSMVQELAANAGIPAPRLYVIEQDSPNAFATGRNPENAVVAVTSGIMRILTPEELRGVIAHEIGHITNRDILIQSVAAVLAGAIMMIANMMQWAAIFGFGNDDEEGSNPIAAIALAIVAPIAASLIQMAISRSREFLADSTGARISHDPKALASALYKLDATVRNLPMDANPATENMFIVNPFSGGNMANWFSTHPTTEERISRLMAMAGK from the coding sequence ATGACAAGCCAGATCAAAACCTTTTTTCTGCTTGCCGCGCTGACGGCAATCATCCTCTTTCTCGGAAGCATGATGGGAGGGCGGACCGGACTGGTCATAGCCTTTGCATTCGCCATATTCATGAATGTCGGCAGTTACTGGTATTCAGACAAAATAGTATTGTCCATGTACCGTGCCCGCCAACTGTCCGCATCGGATGCGCCCATGGTTCACTCCATGGTGCAGGAACTGGCCGCCAATGCCGGAATTCCCGCTCCGCGCCTGTACGTCATCGAGCAGGATTCACCCAATGCCTTCGCCACCGGACGAAACCCTGAAAACGCGGTGGTAGCCGTAACCAGCGGGATAATGCGCATACTGACCCCGGAAGAACTGCGCGGAGTAATCGCCCATGAAATAGGCCACATCACCAACAGGGACATACTTATCCAGTCCGTAGCCGCAGTGCTGGCCGGAGCCATAATGATGATCGCCAACATGATGCAATGGGCGGCCATTTTCGGCTTCGGCAACGATGACGAAGAAGGCTCAAACCCCATTGCGGCCATAGCCCTGGCAATAGTGGCCCCCATTGCAGCGTCACTTATCCAGATGGCCATATCCCGGTCCCGCGAATTCCTTGCGGATTCGACAGGAGCACGTATTTCACACGACCCCAAGGCCCTCGCCTCGGCCCTCTACAAACTGGATGCAACCGTGCGCAACCTGCCCATGGACGCCAACCCGGCCACTGAAAACATGTTCATAGTCAACCCCTTCAGCGGCGGAAACATGGCCAACTGGTTCAGCACCCACCCCACCACCGAAGAACGCATATCCAGACTCATGGCCATGGCCGGAAAATAA
- a CDS encoding CinA family protein: protein MIDNIVPAIGKILIDKGWTLGTAESCTGGLVAATLTDFSGSSAWFSGAVVAYSNQIKMSLLHVPEATLIEHGAVSEATVLAMAEGVCRTLGTDAGVSLSGIAGPTGGTPDKPVGTVWIGWCVNGTCRAEKFLFPGDRAAVKRQSLETVLTGLLELLKKN from the coding sequence ATGATTGATAACATTGTACCCGCCATAGGCAAAATACTGATAGATAAAGGCTGGACTCTCGGAACCGCGGAATCGTGCACCGGGGGCCTTGTTGCCGCTACGCTGACCGATTTTTCGGGCAGTTCCGCATGGTTTTCCGGGGCGGTTGTAGCCTACTCCAACCAGATTAAAATGTCCCTGCTCCATGTGCCGGAAGCCACTCTGATTGAACACGGCGCGGTAAGCGAGGCGACCGTGCTGGCCATGGCCGAAGGGGTCTGCAGGACTCTGGGCACCGATGCAGGCGTATCACTGTCCGGAATTGCCGGGCCTACAGGGGGAACCCCCGACAAACCGGTAGGCACAGTCTGGATAGGCTGGTGTGTCAACGGAACCTGCCGGGCCGAAAAATTTCTGTTCCCCGGCGACCGTGCGGCAGTTAAAAGACAAAGCCTTGAAACGGTTCTCACCGGTCTTCTTGAACTCCTGAAAAAAAACTGA
- the serS gene encoding serine--tRNA ligase, protein MLDLKFVQNNLDAVRESLEKRSSKLDVNEFSSLDSRRKELLQEVEALKAERNSTSSEIARIKKEKGDASEIIARMGEVSGRIKALDEDLRDIESAERDWLVSVPNMPHESVPFGRTEDDNPVIRVWGEKPEFDFTPREHWDLAVELGGVDFERAAKLTGARFAVLKKWGARLERALTSFMVDIQTNEHGYTEVIPPYIVNRESLFGTGQLPKFAEDLFKLENWDYFMIPTAEVPLTNLHRDEVLAEEDLSVAYCAPTPCFRSEAGSYGKDTKGLIRQHQFHKVEMVRFAHPDRSFEDLEAMTGHAEEILKRLNLHYRVITLCTGDMGFGSAKTYDIEVWLPGQDKYREISSCSNCMDFQARRANIKFKAAGAKKAQFVHTLNGSGLAVGRTFVAVVENYQQKDGSIVVPEALRPYMGGMEVITAD, encoded by the coding sequence ATGCTCGATTTGAAGTTTGTTCAGAACAATCTGGATGCTGTCCGCGAAAGCCTTGAAAAAAGAAGTTCCAAACTTGATGTAAACGAATTCAGCAGTCTTGATTCCCGCCGCAAGGAACTGCTGCAGGAAGTGGAAGCGTTGAAAGCGGAGCGCAACTCCACCTCTTCCGAGATTGCCCGTATCAAAAAGGAAAAAGGGGATGCATCCGAAATAATTGCCAGAATGGGAGAAGTCTCCGGAAGGATCAAGGCTCTTGATGAAGATCTCCGGGATATTGAATCCGCAGAACGCGACTGGCTTGTTTCTGTTCCCAACATGCCGCACGAGTCCGTGCCGTTCGGCAGAACCGAGGACGATAACCCGGTTATAAGAGTATGGGGCGAAAAGCCTGAATTCGATTTTACTCCCCGCGAACACTGGGATCTGGCCGTGGAGTTGGGCGGAGTTGATTTTGAACGCGCCGCAAAGCTTACCGGTGCTCGTTTCGCCGTGCTAAAAAAGTGGGGCGCCAGACTGGAACGGGCTCTGACCTCTTTCATGGTGGACATCCAGACCAACGAACACGGCTATACCGAGGTGATCCCTCCGTATATAGTCAACCGCGAGTCCCTTTTCGGAACCGGGCAGCTGCCTAAATTCGCCGAGGACCTCTTCAAGCTGGAAAACTGGGATTACTTCATGATCCCGACTGCCGAGGTCCCGCTGACCAACCTGCATCGGGACGAAGTGCTTGCCGAGGAAGATCTCTCCGTTGCCTATTGCGCGCCCACTCCGTGCTTCCGTTCCGAAGCCGGATCATACGGCAAGGATACCAAAGGCCTTATCCGTCAGCATCAGTTCCACAAAGTGGAAATGGTCCGCTTTGCTCATCCGGACAGGTCTTTTGAAGATCTGGAAGCAATGACCGGACATGCCGAAGAGATTCTGAAGCGTTTGAACCTGCACTACCGGGTAATTACCCTGTGTACCGGGGACATGGGTTTCGGCTCGGCCAAGACCTACGACATTGAAGTCTGGCTGCCCGGCCAGGACAAGTATCGCGAGATTTCGTCCTGCTCCAACTGCATGGATTTTCAGGCCCGCCGCGCGAATATCAAGTTCAAGGCAGCCGGAGCCAAGAAAGCCCAGTTTGTGCATACTCTCAACGGATCAGGTCTGGCCGTGGGACGCACCTTTGTCGCAGTAGTTGAAAACTACCAGCAGAAGGACGGTTCCATCGTAGTCCCCGAGGCTCTGCGTCCCTATATGGGCGGAATGGAAGTCATTACTGCGGATTAA